A portion of the Pithys albifrons albifrons isolate INPA30051 chromosome 1, PitAlb_v1, whole genome shotgun sequence genome contains these proteins:
- the GPM6B gene encoding neuronal membrane glycoprotein M6-b isoform X2, whose translation MKPAMETAAEENAEQSQEKKVITRPEMEIGRYHWMYRSSRPHRYHHVPALRGNISPLGIPGCFECCIKCLGGVPYASLVATILCFSGVALFCGCGHVALTGTVSILEQHFSTTASDHALLSEVIQLMQYVIYGIASFFFLYGIILLAEGFYTTSAVKELHGEFKTTACGRCISGMFVFLTYVLGVAWLGVFGFSAVPVFMFYNIWSTCEVIKSLQTNVTVPGDQICVDIRQYGIIPWNAVPGKACGPILENICNTNEFYMSYHLFIVACAGAGATVIALLIYMMATTYNYAVLKFKSREDCCTKF comes from the exons ATGAAGCCAGCCATGGAAACTGCAGCGGAGGAAAATGCAGAacaaagccaagagaaaaaag TGATCACCAGACCAGAAATGGAAATTGGCAGGTACCACTGGATGTACAGGAGTTCAAGGCCACACCGGTACCATCATGTGCCAGCATTGAGAGGCAATATTAGTCCTTTGGGGATTCCAG GTTGCTTTGAATGTTGCATTAAGTGCCTAGGAGGAGTGCCATATGCTTCGCTCGTGGCAACCATTCTCTGCTTCTCGGGGGTAGCGTTGTTTTGTGGCTGTGGCCACGTGGCACTCACGGGAACCGTGTCTATCCTCGAGCAGCACTTCTCCACGACTGCCAGTGATCATGCTTTGCTGAGTGAAGT AATACAGCTAATGCAGTATGTAATTTATGGCATTgcatcatttttcttcttatatGGAATCATCCTTTTGGCAGAAGGTTTTTATACAACAAGTGCTGTGAAGGAGCTGCATGGAGAGTTCAAAACAACAGCCTGTGGCCGCTGCATCAGTGGAATG TTTGTTTTCCTCACCTATGTGCTTGGAGTGGCCTGGCTCGGGGTCTTTggcttctctgctgtgcctgtcTTTATGTTCTATAACATATGGTCAACTTGTGAAGTCATCAAGTCTCTTCAGACAAATGTGACGGTTCCAGGGGACCAGATCTGCGTGGATATCAGGCAATACG GTATTATCCCTTGGAATGCTGTACCTGGCAAAGCCTGTGGCCCGATTTTAGAGAACATCTGCAACACGAATGAG TTCTACATGTCTTATCATCTCTTCATTGTGGCttgtgctggagctggtgccACTGTCATAGCACTG CTGATCTACATGATGGCTACTACATATAACTATGCTGTTTTGAAGTTTAAGAGTCGGGAAGATTGCTGCACTAAATTCTAA
- the GPM6B gene encoding neuronal membrane glycoprotein M6-b isoform X3, with protein MKPAMETAAEENAEQSQEKKGCFECCIKCLGGVPYASLVATILCFSGVALFCGCGHVALTGTVSILEQHFSTTASDHALLSEVIQLMQYVIYGIASFFFLYGIILLAEGFYTTSAVKELHGEFKTTACGRCISGMFVFLTYVLGVAWLGVFGFSAVPVFMFYNIWSTCEVIKSLQTNVTVPGDQICVDIRQYGIIPWNAVPGKACGPILENICNTNEFYMSYHLFIVACAGAGATVIALIHFLMILSSNWAYLKDASKMQAYQDIKAKEEQELQDIQSRSKEQLNSYT; from the exons ATGAAGCCAGCCATGGAAACTGCAGCGGAGGAAAATGCAGAacaaagccaagagaaaaaag GTTGCTTTGAATGTTGCATTAAGTGCCTAGGAGGAGTGCCATATGCTTCGCTCGTGGCAACCATTCTCTGCTTCTCGGGGGTAGCGTTGTTTTGTGGCTGTGGCCACGTGGCACTCACGGGAACCGTGTCTATCCTCGAGCAGCACTTCTCCACGACTGCCAGTGATCATGCTTTGCTGAGTGAAGT AATACAGCTAATGCAGTATGTAATTTATGGCATTgcatcatttttcttcttatatGGAATCATCCTTTTGGCAGAAGGTTTTTATACAACAAGTGCTGTGAAGGAGCTGCATGGAGAGTTCAAAACAACAGCCTGTGGCCGCTGCATCAGTGGAATG TTTGTTTTCCTCACCTATGTGCTTGGAGTGGCCTGGCTCGGGGTCTTTggcttctctgctgtgcctgtcTTTATGTTCTATAACATATGGTCAACTTGTGAAGTCATCAAGTCTCTTCAGACAAATGTGACGGTTCCAGGGGACCAGATCTGCGTGGATATCAGGCAATACG GTATTATCCCTTGGAATGCTGTACCTGGCAAAGCCTGTGGCCCGATTTTAGAGAACATCTGCAACACGAATGAG TTCTACATGTCTTATCATCTCTTCATTGTGGCttgtgctggagctggtgccACTGTCATAGCACTG ATCCACTTCCTCATGATACTGTCTTCTAACTGGGCCTACTTAAAGGATGCAAGCAAAATGCAGGCCTACCAAGATATCAAAGCAAAAGAAGAGCAGGAGCTTCAGGATATCCAGTCTCGGTCAAAAGAGCAACTCAATTCTTACACATAA
- the GPM6B gene encoding neuronal membrane glycoprotein M6-b isoform X1, which produces MKPAMETAAEENAEQSQEKKVITRPEMEIGRYHWMYRSSRPHRYHHVPALRGNISPLGIPGCFECCIKCLGGVPYASLVATILCFSGVALFCGCGHVALTGTVSILEQHFSTTASDHALLSEVIQLMQYVIYGIASFFFLYGIILLAEGFYTTSAVKELHGEFKTTACGRCISGMFVFLTYVLGVAWLGVFGFSAVPVFMFYNIWSTCEVIKSLQTNVTVPGDQICVDIRQYGIIPWNAVPGKACGPILENICNTNEFYMSYHLFIVACAGAGATVIALIHFLMILSSNWAYLKDASKMQAYQDIKAKEEQELQDIQSRSKEQLNSYT; this is translated from the exons ATGAAGCCAGCCATGGAAACTGCAGCGGAGGAAAATGCAGAacaaagccaagagaaaaaag TGATCACCAGACCAGAAATGGAAATTGGCAGGTACCACTGGATGTACAGGAGTTCAAGGCCACACCGGTACCATCATGTGCCAGCATTGAGAGGCAATATTAGTCCTTTGGGGATTCCAG GTTGCTTTGAATGTTGCATTAAGTGCCTAGGAGGAGTGCCATATGCTTCGCTCGTGGCAACCATTCTCTGCTTCTCGGGGGTAGCGTTGTTTTGTGGCTGTGGCCACGTGGCACTCACGGGAACCGTGTCTATCCTCGAGCAGCACTTCTCCACGACTGCCAGTGATCATGCTTTGCTGAGTGAAGT AATACAGCTAATGCAGTATGTAATTTATGGCATTgcatcatttttcttcttatatGGAATCATCCTTTTGGCAGAAGGTTTTTATACAACAAGTGCTGTGAAGGAGCTGCATGGAGAGTTCAAAACAACAGCCTGTGGCCGCTGCATCAGTGGAATG TTTGTTTTCCTCACCTATGTGCTTGGAGTGGCCTGGCTCGGGGTCTTTggcttctctgctgtgcctgtcTTTATGTTCTATAACATATGGTCAACTTGTGAAGTCATCAAGTCTCTTCAGACAAATGTGACGGTTCCAGGGGACCAGATCTGCGTGGATATCAGGCAATACG GTATTATCCCTTGGAATGCTGTACCTGGCAAAGCCTGTGGCCCGATTTTAGAGAACATCTGCAACACGAATGAG TTCTACATGTCTTATCATCTCTTCATTGTGGCttgtgctggagctggtgccACTGTCATAGCACTG ATCCACTTCCTCATGATACTGTCTTCTAACTGGGCCTACTTAAAGGATGCAAGCAAAATGCAGGCCTACCAAGATATCAAAGCAAAAGAAGAGCAGGAGCTTCAGGATATCCAGTCTCGGTCAAAAGAGCAACTCAATTCTTACACATAA
- the GPM6B gene encoding neuronal membrane glycoprotein M6-b isoform X5, translating to MKPAMETAAEENAEQSQEKKGCFECCIKCLGGVPYASLVATILCFSGVALFCGCGHVALTGTVSILEQHFSTTASDHALLSEVIQLMQYVIYGIASFFFLYGIILLAEGFYTTSAVKELHGEFKTTACGRCISGMFVFLTYVLGVAWLGVFGFSAVPVFMFYNIWSTCEVIKSLQTNVTVPGDQICVDIRQYGIIPWNAVPGKACGPILENICNTNEFYMSYHLFIVACAGAGATVIALLIYMMATTYNYAVLKFKSREDCCTKF from the exons ATGAAGCCAGCCATGGAAACTGCAGCGGAGGAAAATGCAGAacaaagccaagagaaaaaag GTTGCTTTGAATGTTGCATTAAGTGCCTAGGAGGAGTGCCATATGCTTCGCTCGTGGCAACCATTCTCTGCTTCTCGGGGGTAGCGTTGTTTTGTGGCTGTGGCCACGTGGCACTCACGGGAACCGTGTCTATCCTCGAGCAGCACTTCTCCACGACTGCCAGTGATCATGCTTTGCTGAGTGAAGT AATACAGCTAATGCAGTATGTAATTTATGGCATTgcatcatttttcttcttatatGGAATCATCCTTTTGGCAGAAGGTTTTTATACAACAAGTGCTGTGAAGGAGCTGCATGGAGAGTTCAAAACAACAGCCTGTGGCCGCTGCATCAGTGGAATG TTTGTTTTCCTCACCTATGTGCTTGGAGTGGCCTGGCTCGGGGTCTTTggcttctctgctgtgcctgtcTTTATGTTCTATAACATATGGTCAACTTGTGAAGTCATCAAGTCTCTTCAGACAAATGTGACGGTTCCAGGGGACCAGATCTGCGTGGATATCAGGCAATACG GTATTATCCCTTGGAATGCTGTACCTGGCAAAGCCTGTGGCCCGATTTTAGAGAACATCTGCAACACGAATGAG TTCTACATGTCTTATCATCTCTTCATTGTGGCttgtgctggagctggtgccACTGTCATAGCACTG CTGATCTACATGATGGCTACTACATATAACTATGCTGTTTTGAAGTTTAAGAGTCGGGAAGATTGCTGCACTAAATTCTAA
- the GPM6B gene encoding neuronal membrane glycoprotein M6-b isoform X6, translating to MQYVIYGIASFFFLYGIILLAEGFYTTSAVKELHGEFKTTACGRCISGMFVFLTYVLGVAWLGVFGFSAVPVFMFYNIWSTCEVIKSLQTNVTVPGDQICVDIRQYGIIPWNAVPGKACGPILENICNTNEFYMSYHLFIVACAGAGATVIALIHFLMILSSNWAYLKDASKMQAYQDIKAKEEQELQDIQSRSKEQLNSYT from the exons ATGCAGTATGTAATTTATGGCATTgcatcatttttcttcttatatGGAATCATCCTTTTGGCAGAAGGTTTTTATACAACAAGTGCTGTGAAGGAGCTGCATGGAGAGTTCAAAACAACAGCCTGTGGCCGCTGCATCAGTGGAATG TTTGTTTTCCTCACCTATGTGCTTGGAGTGGCCTGGCTCGGGGTCTTTggcttctctgctgtgcctgtcTTTATGTTCTATAACATATGGTCAACTTGTGAAGTCATCAAGTCTCTTCAGACAAATGTGACGGTTCCAGGGGACCAGATCTGCGTGGATATCAGGCAATACG GTATTATCCCTTGGAATGCTGTACCTGGCAAAGCCTGTGGCCCGATTTTAGAGAACATCTGCAACACGAATGAG TTCTACATGTCTTATCATCTCTTCATTGTGGCttgtgctggagctggtgccACTGTCATAGCACTG ATCCACTTCCTCATGATACTGTCTTCTAACTGGGCCTACTTAAAGGATGCAAGCAAAATGCAGGCCTACCAAGATATCAAAGCAAAAGAAGAGCAGGAGCTTCAGGATATCCAGTCTCGGTCAAAAGAGCAACTCAATTCTTACACATAA
- the GPM6B gene encoding neuronal membrane glycoprotein M6-b isoform X4 produces the protein MGCFECCIKCLGGVPYASLVATILCFSGVALFCGCGHVALTGTVSILEQHFSTTASDHALLSEVIQLMQYVIYGIASFFFLYGIILLAEGFYTTSAVKELHGEFKTTACGRCISGMFVFLTYVLGVAWLGVFGFSAVPVFMFYNIWSTCEVIKSLQTNVTVPGDQICVDIRQYGIIPWNAVPGKACGPILENICNTNEFYMSYHLFIVACAGAGATVIALIHFLMILSSNWAYLKDASKMQAYQDIKAKEEQELQDIQSRSKEQLNSYT, from the exons GTTGCTTTGAATGTTGCATTAAGTGCCTAGGAGGAGTGCCATATGCTTCGCTCGTGGCAACCATTCTCTGCTTCTCGGGGGTAGCGTTGTTTTGTGGCTGTGGCCACGTGGCACTCACGGGAACCGTGTCTATCCTCGAGCAGCACTTCTCCACGACTGCCAGTGATCATGCTTTGCTGAGTGAAGT AATACAGCTAATGCAGTATGTAATTTATGGCATTgcatcatttttcttcttatatGGAATCATCCTTTTGGCAGAAGGTTTTTATACAACAAGTGCTGTGAAGGAGCTGCATGGAGAGTTCAAAACAACAGCCTGTGGCCGCTGCATCAGTGGAATG TTTGTTTTCCTCACCTATGTGCTTGGAGTGGCCTGGCTCGGGGTCTTTggcttctctgctgtgcctgtcTTTATGTTCTATAACATATGGTCAACTTGTGAAGTCATCAAGTCTCTTCAGACAAATGTGACGGTTCCAGGGGACCAGATCTGCGTGGATATCAGGCAATACG GTATTATCCCTTGGAATGCTGTACCTGGCAAAGCCTGTGGCCCGATTTTAGAGAACATCTGCAACACGAATGAG TTCTACATGTCTTATCATCTCTTCATTGTGGCttgtgctggagctggtgccACTGTCATAGCACTG ATCCACTTCCTCATGATACTGTCTTCTAACTGGGCCTACTTAAAGGATGCAAGCAAAATGCAGGCCTACCAAGATATCAAAGCAAAAGAAGAGCAGGAGCTTCAGGATATCCAGTCTCGGTCAAAAGAGCAACTCAATTCTTACACATAA